A genomic window from Paenibacillus sp. FSL K6-0276 includes:
- a CDS encoding tellurite resistance TerB family protein codes for MSTFKSWLNTTKNGLTEQVKKFKNKDFMNAVVAGCALVAAADGKIEETEKNKMAGYMNMSNELKVFDMRDVITQFNFYVSNFEFSPEIGKQEALKAIGKFTGKPDVGRVIVGVCSAIGSADGDFDDNEKAVVRHICGVLGLNPGEFSL; via the coding sequence ATGAGCACATTTAAAAGCTGGTTGAACACAACCAAAAACGGATTAACAGAACAAGTAAAGAAATTCAAAAATAAAGATTTCATGAATGCGGTAGTTGCGGGCTGCGCCTTGGTTGCTGCTGCAGACGGTAAGATAGAAGAAACTGAAAAGAATAAAATGGCTGGCTATATGAATATGAGTAATGAACTAAAGGTGTTTGACATGAGAGACGTCATTACCCAGTTCAACTTTTATGTAAGTAACTTTGAGTTCTCACCAGAAATCGGTAAGCAGGAAGCACTGAAAGCAATCGGTAAGTTTACCGGAAAACCGGATGTGGGACGCGTAATTGTGGGTGTGTGCTCAGCTATTGGATCAGCTGATGGTGATTTTGATGACAATGAAAAAGCGGTAGTACGGCATATTTGCGGTGTCTTGGGATTAAACCCTGGCGAGTTCAGTTTATAA
- a CDS encoding TerD family protein: protein MAGINLVKGQKIDLTKGNAGLSNVIVGLGWDPAEPARGFFGVKKQANVDCDASALMLNENGKLIKKGNLVCFHNKQSPCNSVIHSGDNLTGDGDGDDEQIMVNLNAIPSDVHKVLVVVNIYDATNRKQDFGLIKSAYIRVMNAVGNNELIRFNLSDNYNGYTALICGELYRQGGEWKFAAIGEGSHAAHINQLAERYV, encoded by the coding sequence TTGGCTGGAATTAATCTGGTAAAAGGTCAGAAGATTGACCTCACAAAAGGTAATGCAGGCTTATCTAACGTAATTGTAGGTTTAGGTTGGGATCCGGCTGAGCCGGCTCGAGGATTCTTCGGTGTGAAGAAACAGGCCAACGTGGACTGTGATGCTTCAGCGCTGATGCTGAACGAGAATGGTAAGCTAATTAAGAAGGGTAACCTGGTGTGCTTCCATAATAAGCAAAGCCCTTGTAACTCTGTCATTCATTCCGGAGACAATCTCACGGGTGATGGAGACGGAGACGATGAGCAAATCATGGTCAACCTGAATGCCATTCCTTCCGATGTGCACAAGGTTCTGGTAGTTGTGAATATTTATGATGCTACGAACCGTAAACAGGATTTCGGACTGATCAAATCAGCTTATATCCGTGTGATGAATGCTGTAGGCAATAATGAGCTGATCCGCTTCAACCTATCTGATAATTACAATGGCTATACGGCGCTTATTTGTGGGGAACTTTACCGGCAAGGTGGAGAATGGAAGTTCGCTGCAATTGGTGAGGGTAGTCACGCGGCACATATCAATCAACTGGCAGAACGCTACGTATAA
- a CDS encoding TerD family protein, translated as MAINLSKGQKIDLTKTNPGLSKITVGLGWDTNKYDGGKDFDLDVSVFLTNANSKVEKETNFIYFNNKQNENASVVHTGDNRTGDGDGDDEQIQVDLLNIPADVEKVAFTITIYEAEARSQNFGQVSRSYVRIVNDLNNEELIRFDLGEDFSIETGVVVGELYRHGAEWKFNAIGSGYKDGLSGLTRDYGLQ; from the coding sequence ATGGCAATTAATCTATCCAAAGGTCAAAAGATCGATTTAACGAAAACAAATCCAGGTCTGTCCAAAATCACAGTGGGTCTTGGTTGGGACACTAATAAATATGACGGCGGTAAAGATTTCGATTTGGACGTTTCCGTATTTTTGACTAATGCTAACAGCAAAGTTGAAAAAGAAACTAATTTCATTTACTTCAATAATAAACAGAACGAGAACGCTTCTGTTGTTCATACAGGTGACAACCGTACTGGTGACGGCGATGGTGATGATGAGCAGATTCAAGTGGATCTTCTGAACATCCCGGCGGATGTAGAAAAGGTAGCTTTTACTATTACAATTTATGAAGCTGAAGCAAGAAGCCAAAACTTCGGACAAGTTTCTCGTTCTTATGTACGTATCGTAAATGATTTGAACAATGAAGAACTAATCCGTTTCGATTTGGGTGAAGACTTCTCTATTGAAACTGGCGTTGTTGTCGGCGAGCTATACCGTCATGGTGCAGAGTGGAAGTTCAATGCGATCGGTAGCGGCTACAAAGACGGCTTGAGCGGTTTGACTCGCGATTACGGCTTGCAATAA
- a CDS encoding TerD family protein, with product MTISLSKGQRIDLTKTNPGLTKVVVGLGWDTNKYSGGQDFDLDASAFLLHEDGKAKGADDFVFYNNPNGGAGSVIYTGDNRTGEGDGDDEQVIVDFSKVPTHIQRIGITVTIYDYETRAQNFGQVSNAFVRVVDASTDREVLRFDLGEDFSTETAVVFCEFYRNGADWKFQAVGSGFGGGLSALCKNYGLDAQ from the coding sequence GTGACGATCAGTCTTTCCAAAGGACAACGGATTGATCTTACCAAGACTAATCCAGGTTTAACAAAGGTAGTGGTTGGATTGGGCTGGGACACTAACAAGTATAGTGGAGGTCAAGATTTTGACCTCGATGCTTCAGCGTTTCTGCTTCATGAAGACGGCAAAGCTAAAGGTGCAGATGATTTTGTATTCTATAACAACCCAAATGGTGGTGCAGGTTCTGTAATCTACACGGGAGATAACCGTACAGGAGAAGGCGACGGAGATGACGAGCAAGTTATCGTTGATTTCAGCAAAGTCCCTACCCATATTCAGCGTATTGGTATAACCGTAACGATTTATGATTACGAAACTCGTGCACAGAACTTTGGACAAGTATCCAATGCTTTCGTACGTGTTGTCGATGCTTCCACAGATCGTGAAGTACTCCGTTTCGACCTGGGTGAAGATTTCTCAACAGAGACGGCAGTTGTATTCTGTGAATTCTACCGTAATGGTGCGGATTGGAAGTTCCAGGCAGTAGGTAGTGGTTTTGGCGGCGGCCTTAGCGCATTGTGTAAAAATTATGGGCTGGACGCGCAATAG